From the bacterium genome, the window ACGGAGAAGCCCTCCTGCGCGAGGTCGGCCTCGAGTCCGTGACCGACCGCCTCGTGGATCATCGTGCCGCCGGCCTCGGCGGCGAGGACCACCGGCATGCGGCCGCCCGGCGCCGGCCGCGCCCCGAGCATCTGCAGCGCCCGACGAGCGGCGGCCAGCGCGATGCGCTCGAGCGTGTCGGCGGGGAAGGCGCCCAGCGCGGCGGCGCCGCCCGCCGTCTCGTAGCCGGTCTGGATCGTCGTGCCGTCGGCGGCGACCACCTGCGCCATCCAGATCGCGGCCACGCGCCGGTCGTGCGCCTCCTCGCCGAGCGAGTTGGCGATGCGCACCTGCTGGCGGCGCTCGCGGCCCACGAGGATCACCTGGCGGATCGCCGGGTCGAGCGCGCGCACGAGACGGTCCACGCGCCGGACCTCGGCCGCGATCTGCGCGGGAACGGGAGCCGCGGCGGCGCGGCGCGCCGGCCCCGCGCCTTCCCGCGGGCCGCGAGCACCGGCGCCAGCTCCGCGGCCAGCGCCCGCGCGGCGGCGGGCCCGCGCCGCTGCGAGCAGGCGTAGTACGTCTGCTCCCCGGTCAGCACGCGCAGGCCCTGGCCGGCCTCGTCGGCGGCAAGGACCTTCTCGACCCGGCCGTCCTCCAGGTGCACGAGCAGCGACGAGGCGCGCTCGTCGAACAGCTCGGCGAAGTCGGCCCCGCGCCGCACGAGGCCGGCGAGCACGCGGCCGGTCGTCACGGCGCCTCCCCGACGGGGGCGGTCGCGAGCCCCTCGCGCGCCAGGGCGGCGCGCAGCCGCTCGAACTCGGCCTCGGCGCCCGGCGAGACGAAGACCTCGACGACGCCGGCCGCCGCGTCCAGGGTGCGCAGCATGGCGAGGTCGTCGTAGCCTTCGATGAGGGCGTGCAGGTCGACGATCCGGCCCGGCTCGAGGCGGAGCACGACGCGCGTGGCGTCGGCGGGCACGGCCGCGGCGGTGCTCATGGCGATTGCCTCCCGATGGGTGCTGCCGTCAATCGTAGGGTGGCGGCGGGTTGAAGTCAACGCGACGGCGAAGGTAGACTCCCCGCGCATGGTCAAGCTGCTGCTCGTCGGCACCGGGGGCTTTCTCGGCTCCGTGCTGCGCTACGTGGCCGGCGGGGCCGTCCAGGCGGCGACGCGCTACGGGCACTTCCCCTGGGGCACGCTCGCCGTCAACGCCGCCGGCTGCCTGCTCATCGGCCTGCTCGGCGGCGCCGCCGAGACGCGCCACGTCCTGACGCAGGAGCAGCGGCTGTTCCTGATCACCGGGTTCCTCGGCGGGTTCACGACCTTCTCGGCGTACGGGTTCGAGACGTACTTCCTCATCCGGGTCGGCGAGCCGTGGC encodes:
- a CDS encoding DNA gyrase modulator yields the protein MTTGRVLAGLVRRGADFAELFDERASSLLVHLEDGRVEKVLAADEAGQGLRVLTGEQTYYACSQRRGPAAARALAAELAPVLAARGKARGRRAAPPRLPFPRRSRPRSGAWTVSCARSTRRSAR
- a CDS encoding DUF4911 domain-containing protein, with product MSTAAAVPADATRVVLRLEPGRIVDLHALIEGYDDLAMLRTLDAAAGVVEVFVSPGAEAEFERLRAALAREGLATAPVGEAP
- the crcB gene encoding fluoride efflux transporter CrcB, with the translated sequence MVKLLLVGTGGFLGSVLRYVAGGAVQAATRYGHFPWGTLAVNAAGCLLIGLLGGAAETRHVLTQEQRLFLITGFLGGFTTFSAYGFETYFLIRVGEPWLAAANALGQVALGLAAVWAGHALAGLLPR